The Hordeum vulgare subsp. vulgare chromosome 7H, MorexV3_pseudomolecules_assembly, whole genome shotgun sequence DNA window TGCTTATAGGACTGGATCGACACGCTCGAATACTTTGAGTACCGAGGTACATTTCTTACTCTAAAATAAACTAGAGTGCAATCATCCAAATAAGAGAATAAAAAACTATATTTTTAGTTATGACCGTTCAAACACCATCTATTGGTTGCCTCCTGTGGCGACTCCGGGCCACCGCGCCACCGCCGACACTTTCCCCCACTCGTACCCTGCTCCATCGCTTCATATTTATCTAATATTTAGGCTGGATATAAGGTTTGCCGGTCAATCCAGACGTTTGAGACTAATTTAAGAGGCACGATTGAGTCAAAATTTCGTGACCGGATAGTGACTGGACGATCTGTCCAGACGCTTGAAGGGGTCCGGTTTTAGATGCTCTAACATGTTAGTGTTATACCTGGCCATGGGATTCCCGGCCCCGATCCGGTCCAAAAAAGCTTGACCCGATCCGGTCTGACCATGCCCATGAGCCGGGCCTGGGCCTAAGATCTAGGCTCTATAGCCGTGTCGGGCCTGCCTTTTTTGCAATTTAGGGAAGGACCCAGCCCGACGGCCCAATGCCCGGTACGATTTTACTTTGATGGTCCGAACTTGGGTCTCAAATTCAGGCCCGACAGCCGTGCTGGGCCTAGCTTTTTTTTTTTCTGTGGGCTTTGTCAGGCCCGGTCCGAGGTATGGGAAGGTATAGGCAGTGTACACGGCATCTTGGTAGAGGATAAATAAATACTTTAGCATAAGGGAGAAAGCATAGGGTTTGGCCACGTAGACGCATGCAGCAGTTGGTGGTGAAGAGAGGTTGGATAAGGCGCGCGGAAGGCGCAGCCACAGACAGCAGCAGCCCAGCTTCCTGTTCCCGTTCCCGTTCCCGTTCCCGCCAtggccaccgccaccgccgcgctccacctcctcctccccacccgccGCCGGGGCCGCCTCCTCGTCCCCCGCGCGTGCCAGGccgactcctccaccaccacgtcTCGCCGGGGCCTCATTGCCGACGCCGCCACCGCGgccgtggccgccgccgccgcgccgctgCTTCTTCCCCGCATCCCCGCGGCGCGCGCGGAGGACCTGTCCGAGTGGGAGCGCGTCGGGCTCCCCATCGACCCCGGCGTCGTCCTGCTCGACATCGCCTTCGTCCCCGACGACCCCTCCCACGGTACAACAACAGAACCTTCAGCAAACTTTAATCTCTGCAGTTCAGGCCATGGATTGAGTGGCCAAGAAACGCCGTGCCGATCGAGAACCCTCTGTTCTGTCATCGTAGGGTTCCTCCTGGGGACGAGGCAGACGATCCTGGAGACCAAGGACGGCGGCCGCACCTGGTTCCCGCGCTCCATCCCGTCGGCCGAGGACGAGGACTTCAACTACAGGTTCAACTCCGTCAGCTTCAGCGGCAAGGAGGGGTGGATCGTCGGAAAGCCGGCCATCCTGCTGCACACCAAGGACGCCGGCGACAGCTGGGAGAGGATCCCGCTAAGCGCCCAGCTCCCAGGGGACATGGTAACCGACCGATGAATTCAATTCCCCTTTTAACTGCATTTTCTGAATTGCTACCTGTTTTTTGCATTGCAATTGCATATATCCAAATTGGGTGGGGTGGAGTAAGGATTGGTTTGATCGTTCGTTTGGTGGCAGGTGTACATCCAGGCTACCGGGGAGCAGAGCGCGGAGATGGTGACCGACGAGGGAGCCATCTATGTGACCTCCAACCGCGGCTACAACTGGAAGGCCGCCGTGCAGGAGACCGTCTCGGCCACTCTCAACAGGTAGGGGAACAAAACTTGACAAACAATGTTAAGGTTCAGTTGCAGTTGCAGTTGCAGTGGTTATGTTTGCTTACAATGCCTTAATATTGAGTACCTAGTTGTGTGCACAGACCACGTTACTCTGATGAAAACGATAGGGAAATTATTATCTGACTGAACATTATGTTCCATTTCAGTTGGAGCTAATTCCTGCCGTCCGTGGCTAGGTGATCATCAAGGCATGacattgtttgctcttttgtttatCTCTGTGGTGCAGAACAGTTTCAAGCGGCATTAGCGGTGCGAGTTACTACACCGGCACTTTCAACACGGTGAACCGCTCGCCTGACGGCAGCTATGTCGCCGTCTCTAGCCGCGGCAACTTCTTCTTGACATGGGAGCCTGGGCAGGTTCGATGATCTTAATTAAGCTACTACTTTGCAGTGTCGATTTGGGTAATTGTCTGCCCAGGGTTTTGTTGTCAAGTATCTTAATTATGCACACCTGCAATTGCAGCTATATTGGCAACCGCACAACAGGGCTGTGGCGCGGCGGATACAGAACATGGGATGGAGAGCAGATGGTGGTCTCTGGCTCCTCGTGCGCGGCGGTGGACTCTTCCTCAGTAAAGGAACAGGGGTGAGGGCTAGTTCTGTTTTGGATTTGATCAGTTTAGCTAGAAAATACAGCATAATGCAGTACCTCTAAGCACTCATTACCATATTCTAACTAGGATCCTTTTCCAGATagttgaagactttgaggaaGCGTCAGTACAAAGCCGGGGGTTTGGAATTCTGGACGTGGGCTACCGCTCAAAGGTAACAATAACTGAAACGAACGGTGCTCTGTTTACATGATACAACAACTAGCTGATCAGCGGTTCCATTTTAAAGGATGAGGCGTGGGCAGCCGGTGGGAGCGGCGTCCTGCTGAAAACAACCAATGGCGGCAAGACCTGGGTGCGCGACAGGGCTGCCGATAACATCCCTGGGAACCTCTACTCCGTAAAGTAATCACTCGGATAGCCTGAATTCGGCAGGAGATATCATTCTTTTACTTGTTCAAGGTCTGAGTCTGTTTCATGTCTGAAACTCTACTAACATGGGTGTGTTTGGACGTTGCAGGTTCATTGGGGACAACCAAGGTTTTGTGCTCGGGAACGACGGCGTCTTGCTCCGATACGTTGGCTGAAGTAGCGCAAAAAACCACGGCTATGCAAACCCTTTTTGTATGTAATGATCCATATATAGACGCACATGTGAAAGGCTGCTGATTGTCCCAACGTTCTTTCTTCTGCAAGAGAGTGTAAATCTTACCTGTCTTTTACTGTTATTTGACCGACGATTGCTTCAAATATTCAGAGGCATACCTTACAGTACTAAGTGAGCACACACATTTGTGTATCTGATGCTGATATGCTATGAATTTTGTGGAGTGCAAATTAACTGGATGCTTCAAGACTAACAGTACGGTACTTCCTTCCCTGCTGCAAAACCTGAAAACAGGCTGTGGTCTGGATATATCTCCTGTCAATCTGTCATCCCCATGAAAACATGTGGCGATATCCAGGTGCTTGATCGCCACTGATGGGGATAATAAACAGATACAGGTTGCGGTGGTCGCTTGCAGAGCTACTACGGCCTAAGTTCTCAAAGAGGAGACGGCACGGATTGAGATGTCTTTGTTCTGCCAACTGACAAGTCGGACTCAcaaggcagagagagagagagagagagagggcctgaCCTCAATGCTTTGGGAATGCCACGTATGCTTTTTGACCGGTCAACAGAGTGCCAAGTAGACTATTTGACCTGTCAACGGAGTGCAATACATGTTCTGCAGTGAGCCGATGATCATACAATCAACGCAAAAAAGTATATGATGACTGCAATGAGCGTATTCTGAAGTCCAAGTGCTTTCGTTTCTAATACAGTAACCGTCAATGTATTTATCTCTTTCCAGTAGGCGTTTGAATGTGGTCACGAGCAGACCAGATACCAGCGCGAAGAACTAGAGTGGCTCGTTTTTGAACTGGTTGAAATCCCTAGTGCGGAAGAAGTCGCCGAGCGGGCAGAGCTTTGCAGACTCGGACAATGGCGGCGGGGTCTCCATGTGGTCGAGCTCCAAGTGGACCTTCAACCATGAGTCCTTCACCCGTCCGTTGCTCGACGGCCTGCCGAAGCCCTCGCCGGGCCGCAGGGTGAAAGCTGCTCTGGACTGAGTTTTAGTTCATGCTGCTTTGCTGATCAGTTGGGCAATTTTTCTTGGTTGTGCCCATTGTTCGTTTGATCTTTGTGAGACATGATCATTGCCTCTGTTATGCCCGATGCTGAAGAAGAAAGCTTTGAAGAATCATCTTGGTTGCAAGTGCAGCTATCCATGGAAAGATTGGCGAAGGACTTTTCCTATCTATACTATAAAAGATCCAACGTAAACTTCCCTACGTCCACACATGAATTACTCACACATAATCAAACAAGGATCTCCACCACACGATTAGGAAAGAATTATAAATCTAACGCCTATCCACCATCTGGCCAGCACCACAGTGTGCATTTAGCAATTACAGTTTGGctgaccgtgctccacctccaCGTACAGAGAAAAACGATATACAACAGGAGGGAAAGAAAACAAAGGAGGTAATCAAGTGCACAAAAATAGGAGGAATAAACGGCAGACGCCGTGACCTGCAACATCGCCGTGGCCCCCGCGTCCAGCTCCCCCtccccgtctgcctcctcctccgcctcgccgtccgcctccccctccccctccccgtccgcctccccctccccctccccgttCGCCGGTGAGATTCCCGACCTCCCGCTGCCGCAGCTGCGCGAGTTCAGCGTCTCCTTCAACCGCCTAAACGGATCCATCCCCACCTCGCTCCGCTCCAGGCCGCGCGCGGCGTTCCTCGGGATGCCGGCCCTCTACGACGGGCCCCTCGGCCCTTGCCCTGGCGaggcccctcctccttctccggctcCCACGGGGACGACGCCCTCGCCGACAACACCGGCGACGAACGTCCCCAACGGCGGAAACGACGAACAAACTgacaagaaggggaagaagctctCCGGCGGCGCCATTGCCGGGATCGCCATAGCCTCCGTCGTGGGCGCCGCGCTTCTCCTGTTCCTCCTCATCTGCCTCTGCCGCAGGACGGGGCGCACCAAAACACGGGCTCTGGAGATGCCGCCTCCGTCCCCGTCCCCCGCCGTCATCCCTGGCGGCCGAAAACCTCCCGAGTTGCCCAGCGGCTCGGCCCTGGCTCCTATGGACACTGTCGGCCACCCCGCGGGTCAATCGACTTCAGGGAAGAAGCTGGTCTTCTTCGGGTCAGCGGCTGCCGTCCAACCCTTCGACCTCGACATTGCACGTGCTACTCCTCTGTCCTGTACTCAGGTTGGTCATGACAAGCAAGGCCTTCCTATCGGCTTGCAACTGATAGGCTGTCCGTGGGGCGAGACTAGCTTATTGAGCGTGGCTTCGGCAGTAGAGGTACTGCATTCATCATAAATGTTATGTATCTGCGGTTTGCCATCTGAGAATGTGCTCATTTATTTAATAAGAGTCCATGTGTTTTTTAAGGCTGCATTCTGTATGAACCAAGTGAATCTCTGAACATTCGCCAATTTTGATCCGTTAGCATTAGGCATCGGGGAGACTTTATTTACACCACTATGTTGTTTACGGGCATTTATTTATATTGCGACATAAGTACACTTAGCTGCAGATTACTTTGAGTAATTTTTAATGGGAAATATGCTAAAGCAGATAAAAATGTTAGGGAAGAAATAGTAATTTATGAAATATCGTAAATTTGTCATGCCTACAGAATCTGAAAATCACTATTCAGTGCCATCATCACCATTATGAGTGtgaccattattttcatcaagtcTTTTGTACCGTCTTTGTCTCCTTCTGGACCCTCATCATGAATTAAAAAcgtgaccttattttcccctgcTTTCAGGAGCTCTGCCTGAAGAAAAGAAATCGGCCATCCACGTTTTACGACATCCTGAAGACCTGAAACATCATCAGTATACCATACTATCAATAGTATGTGAGAGGTTTGTCATTTGTCAGGACTCATGATAgacacaacaaaccttctccagtTTATAAAAAACTGAGAAAATAATTTTACCAGAAACATTGTAGCAGCAATAAGCAAGTGAGGTACagcagtatatatatatatatataaagaaccGTTTGGACGTTTGGGATATATGATGAAGGTCAGTAACTCATAATGTAATTGTTTCTAAGAATACGATGAAGTCAGTAACTCATAATGTAATTGTTTCTGAGAAACTTGATATATGTCAAGTCCATTATAAGTCTGAAAATTCTAATGAACTATAATTTCACTGTCAATCAAATTACATTTCAGTTTATCTTGTGTTCTACCAATATGTTCACTCTTTCAATAAAATGTTCTAGATTTTCTGGACAGATGATCTGTATTTTACCGATACTTCCTATCCACTGTTTTTCTGTATGGGAATGGCATGGGCGATTCTATAATTTCACTTTTATGCCTTCCTATGGCACTGTATGCAAATTATGCATGTTATGCTTGACTTTTATACAATATGGCATTGTATGCAAATTATGCATGTTATGCTTGACTTTTATACAATATTTGCAACCCGAGGTAAGCTGCGTGAACTCTCACAAGTAGATGGGAGCTAACAAATTATTTTGTAAATTACTTGCTTGTGTCGGAGCGTTCAGATCATTTACAATCATTATTTTTTGTTCTTTTAAGAACATTAGGTTTTTATAAGTTGAGCTTACCTATAATATTGGCACAAGATTCCATCACTGTTAACAGTAGTTGTCATTACTAACTTCAATCAAGATTGTTTCCAGTAATAAAATTCATTTCCAGTAATAATCAAGACCGTTTCTATGATACTGTAGGTCTTCCTCTGGACAGCGAGCAGGAGAAGCTCACCGTGGAGGCTGATTTCAAAATTTCAGATAGGTAGGTAGATGGATGAGAATGAGATACCTTTTTCATTTTTCGCCCATTTATCTAGATCGGCCGATCACGAAGGCATGTAGTTGTTCATAATTAATATTGAAAGTGCAAGCATTCTCATATATATAATTGAAAATTTTGGTAATTCACTCAGGGAGTGATTTTCTCTAATTCATGGTAGTGCCCACATGGCTGTAATCGTCTAAAGATTCAGCGGTTTGCTCTCACTAATTTAGGGCAAACACCCGCACCGTGATGATAGCAGTCACTGTGTGGATATGAGGCCAGTTGCATTATTTCTAGCCTAATATTTTTGTTTATTGTTGTAGAATGGGGAAGGATGCCGGAGATGCCGGAAATGATCTCTCAGTTGGAGATTATGGTGCATATAATTTATTATATATGTTGATCTGGATAGtagtgtgacatccccggattatgtgTTCATGTGTGCAATGACAGCAGCCTCCCAGGGTTCAATCTTGGCGGCAAAATCTCCACAACAATGAGGGGGATTCGACGAGCATTTTGTCAATatctgatgttacttgttacattttttctgaaatttaaaAGCTTTCAGGTGTGTAATGAGTTTCAGTAACAGTTTCATTGTTTTGTTGTTATATGTCATGGTTTAGAGTCGAATGAAATTTTCGGGCATTTGTCGCTTAAATCGTGGCAAGTGAGCTTCAGACTGAGGTCACGACTTCACGTAAGTATGGATCTAAACCAATAGATgcttatattattatttttatgaatAACAAGTGACCGTGGTAATTGATTTGTTGCTGCATATTGGCATAATAGTGGTTCTTTTGATTAACACCAGTAGAGCCAGAAAAAATTCCATACTATTGTTTTTGCAGTCCATGACATTTTCATATGAATCTTGTGGATGAATTCTAAAGAGACTGACTAATTGTTACTTATAGGCACTGTTTAGGTATGCATCCCTAATTTATATTTCTACCTGGCATAGGAGCCCATCCTATTGTCCTTGCCTCCAATCCCTGAATCCAGAAAAGACAGTGGGGTTTCGGTCCAAGATTGCCGAGGACGATGAGCAGCTTGGTGGTGCAGCTGCGAACGGTTGCGATCATCAGCAGAAGGCACGGACGCTAGGAAATATGCTTCAACAAGTGCATCAGGTAGTTCTCTCAATTAATATCTCCTCTCTATTCCTCTGTGGGTTTTAGCCTATCAGGATTTTGTGGTGTTGTGGTTTTGGCCTATCGAGATTGAATTGTTCGACACTCTCATTCTTGTATGAAGCTACTCCATTTTCTATGATCCGAGAAGAAATGAATATGACATGGCTCGGTGTCCACAAGTTCATTTCTCTCCCAACATTCTAAAGCTAAATTGATTCTGTTGTGTTGCTCTATAACAATAGTTTATGTTTAAGATGAATTGAATCCTGGACTCCAAACTACTAGCATCATTTTGGTCTGAGGTGATTACTAAGGCCTTGTTTTGTACTCGAGCATAAGCAGACTTGAAACTTCACATGGCACATAATTTATCCAGCGAGGTTGATGTTCTCATTCAGCTAAGACCAAAGAGCATAGAACATGGCTTTCTGCTAGAAAAAAAAGACCTATGTCTTAGCCGTGTTGATTATTCACCTGCTGAATTGAAAGCAGCACATGGGACCGCCATGTTTTGGCGTATGCATGAGATCGGTTTATGTGGCTGTACCTGACTCTATCTAATCATCAAGACCACGGCATGGTTGAATAAATTTTGACTGATGTAGCTTAGTAAGGACAAATAATTTGGACTATGTGATATTTCTTTGCCCTTTTCCGTGCTTATATAAAAATATCTGAGTATTAAGCTAAAGCGTATTGATATTTGGCTATTTTCTACAGCTCACTAGGATGACTGACACATCAGCAGCTGAAGCAAGGGCAGGAAAGGATATACAAGGTATACCATGGGAAAGGTTACAAATTACCAGGAAGGATTACAGAAAAGCTAGGTTGGAACAGTACAAGAACTATGAAAACTTCGTTCAATCCGAAGAGCTCATGGATAAGGTCTTTAATTACTATAAATTGTACCTGTCAATGTTTAGGTTTACGGTATAACATATCCACGCGACCAAGCATGATTTTTTTTTTACAAAGAAGATGAAGAGAATCCTAAGGGATGTTGTATGAACTCGCCTTTTTATTGTACATTTGTACCATTGTATCGACAAAATTGACAAATCGATACAAATTTGACAAATCAAGTTAGAAGttcaatttatttatttttatgcttgcGAAGGTGCATTGTATGTGCACGATTACTATTCTACTCCTGTTTCCCTATCCCTATAAAAGAACATAACCCTTGGTGTTGATGTTCTGTCATGTCTAACAAGCCCGAATCAAAATTTGTGGATACTTGCACTATGGTTGTTCCAGGTGCAAAGCAAATTAGATAAATGACATTTGTTATTTGATGACGTACTAAAAATCATTTGTACACATTACCTAACTTGAAAGTTGAGTAAGAAATCTTTACATCAAATATGGACGATAAAAAAATGTTCATTAGTCtacacgtgcgttgcacgtgcccgTGTACTAGTACACAGTAGAAACAAAACGTCCTGTGTGTTTGCAGGTCGAAAACTCTGCTCTGTAGATGCAACGTCTGGTTTGGTGAACTCATCTTATTATATCGAAATAAAACCATGAATATATTCAGTACCGAGGCAGCACCGGATTTGTTGATAGTGGTTTTTCTTTTTCATCTTGCAACACGGGAAAATGTAGGAAGTTGTAATTTTGCTAAAGTTTTGTGATGATGGCATTAGAATTTAGAGAACCGCTGACATTACTATTTTCTTGGTACAACGGCGGTTCTGTATTAGGTTCAGTTCAGTTCAGAGTTGTAATCCCATCTACAAAATCCAACCTATTTCTACCCGTGTTTAGCTCATAATTGCATGTTTTTTCCCGTGTTTCCTCAACGGCTGACTTCCTGTATCTCCATCATTGTCAGCTTCTTTCTACGAATGGAGTGGCTGAGCTTCGCTTAGAGCCGAGGTCGGTGGCTGCCACTTGTTTTGGACTTGTAATAATCTGTGCTTATGGATTTTGGCTTGGAAGAACATGTTATTTTTGTGTTAATGGAAAGGGGTAGCCCAGTTCGAGATGGTCACAGCTGTCAAGGTTaatctgtttttttcttttttcttttgcagagAAGACAGACTGCCTGATTGTTTCTGTCATATTCCTCCGCAAAATATTATGTTTAGTTTAGTTGATTTGGCACCCTCATCTCTACTCAAGTACAATCTTAATCCTCCCAGAGGGTTATTATCGACCTACATTTCTCATTAGAGCCCAGCTCTTTTTCCTAGAGATATTCAGAACATCCGAGCTTGGCGTTTTCATATACTAGCACACATCACTACGGGAATGAAGGGATATGCCGACAACCGATGGCCGCCGGCGTAGGTCCTTATCGGGTCGGTGTAGGGGTATGCCGACGACCACCGTCAGCATAGCGCCGTCGAAAACGCGAACATCAGCGTATCCGGCCAGGTTGGTCGGCATAGAAAATCCGTCGACATAGGGTCCTATGCTGATGCCCTCCGTATGGCCGTCGGCATAGATAGACCGTCGACACCTTTTGCCACATGACGGCGGATGACGGTGCCGTCGGCGAACGACACCCAACCGGAGGCAGCCACATATCTCCAGAGCTAAGCCGACAGGGAAGACGTCAACATAAATATAACACGAGGCGGTCCCTAGCTTGCCCTGGCCTGCCCGCATATGTCCAGAGTTGCACCGACGGGGAGGCCATCGGCGTATCTCTGCCATGTGGCGGTTCATGGTGCATCCTGGCGCGTGGCTACGCCGACGGGGAGGCCGTCGGCGTACCTCTGCCACATGGCGGTTCCTGGTGCGTCCTGGCGCGTGGCTACGCCGACAACATAGCTGTCGGCATATCTcctgttttttttatttcttgatCATGTTCAATTCAAATACACAGCGCAAATATATCACAAATCATatacacaacacatatatatcacATATCATATACATAACACATATATATCATagatccacatcattatcatcacaagaTAAGTATTATCATCACAACATAAGTCGAATCAACACAACATAAGTCGAATCAACACAACATAAGTCCATAATAGAGAGGCATGAAAGATAGAagtcaccaccaccagcaccgagAGGCTTAAGCGCCAGGACGACCACCACTAAGTTCGTCACCGCCAAGACCGCCAAAGCCCAGGTCGTCACTGCTATCGGCACCGCTACCGTTAAgaccgccaccgccacctccttggTGGATCGGAGTTTCAGGCACTACAGAGGAACGATACGTGGTGTTTAGTTCCTCCTTTGTCTGGGGTCAACATCATTGATCCCAAGTGGGTTTTCAAGGTAAAAAAGCATGCTGATGGTTCCATTGAGCGCTACAAGGCGCGGTTGGTGGCCAAAGGTTTTAAACAACGATATGGTCttgattatgaggatactttCAGCCCAGTTATTAAACCTACCACTATTCAGTTGCTCTTGTCCTTGGCTATTGCCAAGGGGTGGTCTCTGCGCCagcttgatgttcagaatgattttctccaTGGGGTCCTGGAGGAAGAAGTTTACATGCGTCAACCTCCTGGTTTTGTTGATCTAGCTCGTCCACATCATGTGTGTCGCCTGGTTAAGGTGCTTTATGGTCTTAAGCAGGCTCCTCGTGCATGGCATGCTCAACCAGGTTTGGTTCTTCGACAGCTTGGGTTCACTCCGTCCACTGCTGACACGGCACTGTTCCTCCTTCATTGCTCTGAGGTCACTATGTATCTGCtggtatatgtagatgacatcattcttATCAGCTCCTCCGTGTCTGCTGCGGATCATTTACTGTCTGCTCTGAGTGGTCACTTTGCTGTCAAGGATCTGGGGGCTCTCCATTACTTTCTTGGCTTGGAAGTTTCACGGTCCCCTGTTGGCCTCACTCTTACTTAGCATAACTACTCCTTGGACCTGCTACACCGTGCAGGTATGTTGCGCTGCAAACATGTTACCACTTCTATGTCTGCGACAGATCGGTTATCAGCCTTGGATCTTGCTCTCTTCCGATGATGCTACCGAGTACCGTAGTGTTGTTGGAGCTTTGCAATACTTGACTATTACACAACCTGATATGTCTTATGCAGTCAATCATGTATGCCAGTTTCTTCATGCTCCACGGACTTCACACTGGTCAGCTGTGAAGCGTATCTTGCAGTATCTCTCTCACACTTTCTCCTTCGGTTTGCATCTTCGGTCTACCTCTTCCTGTGCTCTCTCGGCCTTCTCTGATGCTG harbors:
- the LOC123409041 gene encoding photosystem II stability/assembly factor HCF136, chloroplastic, whose product is MATATAALHLLLPTRRRGRLLVPRACQADSSTTTSRRGLIADAATAAVAAAAAPLLLPRIPAARAEDLSEWERVGLPIDPGVVLLDIAFVPDDPSHGFLLGTRQTILETKDGGRTWFPRSIPSAEDEDFNYRFNSVSFSGKEGWIVGKPAILLHTKDAGDSWERIPLSAQLPGDMVYIQATGEQSAEMVTDEGAIYVTSNRGYNWKAAVQETVSATLNRTVSSGISGASYYTGTFNTVNRSPDGSYVAVSSRGNFFLTWEPGQLYWQPHNRAVARRIQNMGWRADGGLWLLVRGGGLFLSKGTGIVEDFEEASVQSRGFGILDVGYRSKDEAWAAGGSGVLLKTTNGGKTWVRDRAADNIPGNLYSVKFIGDNQGFVLGNDGVLLRYVG
- the LOC123409605 gene encoding probable inactive receptor kinase At1g48480, whose translation is MWSSSKWTFNHESFTRPLLDGLPKPSPGRRLDAVTCNIAVAPASSSPSPSASSSASPSASPSPSPSASPSPSPFAGEIPDLPLPQLREFSVSFNRLNGSIPTSLRSRPRAAFLGMPALYDGPLGPCPGEAPPPSPAPTGTTPSPTTPATNVPNGGNDEQTDKKGKKLSGGAIAGIAIASVVGAALLLFLLICLCRRTGRTKTRALEMPPPSPSPAVIPGGRKPPELPSGSALAPMDTVGHPAGQSTSGKKLVFFGSAAAVQPFDLDIARATPLSCTQVGHDKQGLPIGLQLIGCPWGETSLLSVASAVEELCLKKRNRPSTFYDILKT